A window of Terriglobia bacterium genomic DNA:
CGTGGTTCTGCGGTTCATTAACTTGTTGTCCGCGGCCCTGATCGCTGGTGGCCAGGTATTTGTGTTGATGGTCATCCTTCCGGTGATGCGGCGCTGGTCTCCAGCCATGGCTGTGCAGACGCACCAGGCGATGCTTTTCCAGACGCCGGACAAATTTATCGTTCCGTCCGCCGTCGTGTGCCCGTTGTCGGCCATCGCTATCTTGGCTCTGCGGCACAAAGCGGACGTTTCCGGCCTGTTCGATGTTGTGGGTGTTCTCGCTGCGGCGGCCGTGACTCTGACCTCCGTGGTTTTAGCCGAGCCTCTTAGCCGCACCATTGCAGGCTGGACAGAAGGTGTGGTTCCTGGTGGTTTTGCCGAATTACAGCAGCGCTACGACAGTGTGCATGCGGTGCGCACCGCTGCAGCGCTGTTAATGACGGCTGCGTTCATCGTCGCCACGTTAACTGTCTGAGGGCCCTTGTCCAGCGTTTAGCCCCGTTTGCCGACAGGCGGGCAGTCGTCGAAGTGAATTGCCAGCAGTTTCTATATCGCACCGAACGGTCGGTGCCGGAAAGACGGAGGATTTATGAAAGCGATTCGGATACACGAAACGGGAGGTCCCGAAAAGTTGTTATATGAGGATGTACCCGAGCCGGTGCCAGGTCCCAATGAGGTGTTGATTCGGGTCGAAGCGGCCGGCGTGGTGCATACCGACACGCTCATCCGCAAAGGCGAGCGCCACGGGCCGGAAGAAAGCATGAAGCTGCCCTTCACTCCCGGCCTCGAGGTGTCCGGCATCGTTGCGGCGGTGGGAGCGGGTGTAGACGGCCTTCGGGTGGGCCAACCCGTGATGGCCGTCACTCCCAACAACGGCTATGCGGAGATGGTGGTAGTTCCGGCACAGCGCGTATTTCCCGCTCCTGATCGCATTCCACTGGCCGACGCAGCCGTGATTCCGGTACAGGGCCTCGCTGCGGCGCTCGCCATCCAAGTGGCGGGGCAGGTTCAGGAAGGGGAGTGGGTGCTGGTAACCGCCGCGGCTGGCGGCGTCGGAACCTATGCCGTACAGATTGCCAAAGCGCTCGGAGCGCATGTCATCGCCGGC
This region includes:
- a CDS encoding zinc-binding dehydrogenase; this encodes MKAIRIHETGGPEKLLYEDVPEPVPGPNEVLIRVEAAGVVHTDTLIRKGERHGPEESMKLPFTPGLEVSGIVAAVGAGVDGLRVGQPVMAVTPNNGYAEMVVVPAQRVFPAPDRIPLADAAVIPVQGLAAALAIQVAGQVQEGEWVLVTAAAGGVGTYAVQIAKALGAHVIAGSGSAEKNGLTQGLGADASLTYRGMGWQGEVRKITRGAGVNVVLDSVGGDVFEACLDVLALAGRAVAFGLAGGRPGAVNMGRLIALNQSIQGFTLGTLMQRPQSRPAIGNLMRWFAEGKVRPVIGERLPLQQAAELHRRIESRSTTGNQILVMKAAA